The proteins below are encoded in one region of Hordeum vulgare subsp. vulgare chromosome 3H, MorexV3_pseudomolecules_assembly, whole genome shotgun sequence:
- the LOC123442978 gene encoding uncharacterized protein LOC123442978 isoform X2: MPQVKPAPAPEPLLLGLDGDDETLSERGSVGSGSAPSTPDARGGNEASSSTPSPAGSKKKRESLSCDRVEADGPEPTRSSSSDTTWSMDSLRDGCPRSLSRKKNGRSEHSVTSAALISRPRGVLKLRKLPQNASAETGAGGCNVLQPNGISKPAHFMRRKRIRKPRGLKENRVGGDDPVSCSKTENGTHDQDITTKSCSGNDLLVPKLSGEPSKPLDVGKDSAGHAQGHIDVSLEENAAMMLCSLSDNRHDDPLRNRMASPDRSSNESNLHHSNHLKNQYKNENDVAGPSRLLRKRDGKGPFRKRRPRRHFYEVSPHDLDPFSIVKERIRVFWPLDETWYFGLVKKYDPVTKRHHVKYDDKDEEWINLQNERIKLLLLPGEGRRRCINNTSRKARKVNYEGEKREDMDGNGSGSESEPIISWLARSNQVRSGTSSSISKTVIGHPNIVPVLSNSFDANPGFFASNGAIPGGLPANGGPEVHNDGTTAGERRFRFFYSRRRFCRRMNGFVNISEHDSHLKIRASSAAVLASTTGREADTETGAPVKYVILVVSLPLKSVYKLISEACSAWLPSTFVHPQHGSLITLWPAVCLDILLVDDTLSLKHLLLETCLRSAVSLFCSLVGSFNKDSGLNAFKESEAPCTSVRFQISGLHGRSQVAFVLFNLFGIGKTQWKNLQAKVRYHSLKRELSKVGCTYADIKQLISGNDQNVRTSVNLFSKSLSFDVQEPQFCSVSNHPDADPVIFCLDNQSGCTQNHVDVAAARHHLKLLTETNLTSNAVVHQPAPSEIFVEKNQQSISQHRSVLVDQACSLEAGTVSLDCDDNSDGDINVISRRLPDQNGTCIAGDKLCSSNHNVTNSPEKSKQNYPSIDIPQDKISDALDDELLSKDDKATEPVSNLVQELNEHPIGRVTPTAPRTSYHRNRFTSISRTFGDGSKLWPEDTMSTGIAGGSKKTRTHVSYSVSPRSDELGSKHKGHFRKIQPHNIAKTNGSKRLPDNTRSGESSPESLACVANVLVTVGDRGWREYDTQITIDTDGQSDRRICVRLAEGKKYIHKVSQVLQPGATNRYTHAMLWKGGPEWNLEFPDRSQWSIFKQMHDECYSHNIRAASVKNIPIPGVRLVEDHDDNEVVLFVRPQDYICHIGPDVEMALDESRVIYDMDSDDEEWISGWRKSQRDKNNTMSELTEDLFEKIMDKFEKFAHTHNCSALTIDQLKELDVDSVPLDITEVVHDHWHDKRQKKGMPLVRHFQPVMWKIYAQQLQEWESAVNRMQGSSNGYQGKRPPPKPALFAFCLKPRGLRLQVSKGPKQRSHKKLMYSGCHSFSREQDGFYRQGRRSGEYVGDGRTYESYDGGSLNSPTGYSPRFSMRTDSPRASDASDRGSTPRFRTNSVKRNASFAFSEDHQPSPSFRSQKIRRGGVPDHWNTAIHEYQNSKQALQGGPPQSQRVDVEELKLRDATSAAQHAVTMARLKREKAHCLMHKADLALHKASVAVMIADAIKASSRDSSRASAVDSRRDDGR; the protein is encoded by the exons ATGCCCCAGGTTAAGCCCGCCCCTGCACCCGAGCCACTCCTGCTGGGTTTAGATGGGGATGACGAGACCTTGTCTGAGAGGGGCTCGGTTGGATCCGGGTCAGCCCCAAGCACGCCGGATGCTCGTGGTGGCAATGAGGCCTCTTCCAGCACCCCCTCTCCTGCAGGGAGCAAGAAGAAGCGTGAGAGCTTGAGTTGTGACAGAGTGGAAGCTGATGGTCCAGAGCCAACAAGATCCAGTTCGAGTGACACCACATGGAGCATGGACAGTTTGCGCGACGGCTGCCCACGCTCCTTGTCGAGAAAAAAGAATGGCCGCTCTGAGCATTCAGTTACTTCCGCCGCATTGATCAGCCGGCCTCGTGGCGTCTTGAAGCTAAGGAAGCTTCCCCAGAATGCCAGTGCCGAGACTGGGGCTGGAGGTTGTAATGTGCTTCAACCCAATGGCATTTCCAAGCCTGCCCATTTCATGAGGAGGAAAAGGATAAGGAAACCAAGGGGGCTCAAGGAGAACAGAGTTGGTGGCGATGACCCTGTCAGTTGCTCAAAGACCGAGAATGGCACTCATGATCAGGACATCACAACAAAGTCTTGTTCTGGAAATGATCTCTTGGTTCCAAAGCTGTCAGGTGAACCATCTAAACCTCTTGATGTTGGTAAGGATAGTGCTGGGCATGCGCAAGGGCACATTGATGTTAGCTTGGAAGAAAATGCTGCTATGATGCTCTGTTCTCTATCAGATAATAGACATGATGACCCATTGAGGAACAGAATGGCATCACCAGATAGATCGTCAAACGAATCTAATCTTCACCACTCTAATCACTTGAAGAATCAATACAAGAATGAAAATGATGTAGCTGGTCCTTCTAGGTTGCTACGGAAGCGTGACGGTAAAGGGCCATTCAGGAAGCGTCGCCCACGTCGTCATTTCTATGAAGTCAGCCCTCATGATCTGGATCCATTTTCCATTGTAAAAGAGAGGATCAGGGTGTTTTGGCCTCTTGATGAGACTTGGTACTTTGGTCTGGTCAAGAAATATGACCCAGTGACAAAGAGGCATCATGTCAAGTATGATGATAAGGACGAAGAATGGATCAATCTTCAAAATGAGAGAATCAAGCTCCTCCTTTTGCCAGGTGAAGGTCGCAGGAGATGTAttaataatacttcaaggaaaGCACGTAAGGTGAACTATGAGggggagaagagagaagacatggATGGAAACGGCTCAGGAAGTGAGTCAGAGCCCATCATCTCATGGTTGGCTCGATCAAACCAAGTGAGATCTGGTACCTCCAGTAGCATCAGCAAAACAGTTATAGGTCACCCAAATATTGTTCCTGTGTTATCAAACTCATTCGATGCCAATCCGGGATTCTTTGCCTCTAATGGTGCTATACCAGGAGGTTTACCTGCAAATGGGGGCCCGGAAGTTCATAATGATGGGACTACAGCTGGGGAAAGGAGATTCCGTTTTTTTTATTCTAGGAGGCGATTTTGCAGGAGAATGAATGGTTTTGTCAACATTTCAGAACATGATTCACATCTTAAAATCAGAGCAAGTTCTGCAGCGGTTCTTGCCTCAACCACTGGCAGGGAGGCTGATACTGAAACTGGTGCTCCAGTGAAATATGTCATATTGGTAGTAAGCCTTCCACTTAAATCTGTTTACAAGTTAATTTCTGAAGCCTGCAGTGCTTGGCTTCCCAGTACTTTCGTTCACCCTCAGCATGGTTCATTGATTACCTTATGGCCTGCCGTATGTCTGGACATACTTCTCGTTGATGATACTTTAAGTTTGAAACACTTGCTTCTTGAGACTTGCTTAAGATCAGCAGTATCTCTTTTCTGTTCACTTGTCGGAAGCTTCAATAAGGATTCTGGGCTGAATGCTTTTAAGGAATCAGAAGCCCCATGCACCTCGGTCAGATTCCAGATATCTGGTTTGCATGGTAGGAGCCAAGTAGCATTTGTGCTGTTCAACCTCTTTGGAATTGGCAAGACACAATGGAAGAACCTGCAAGCAAAGGTCAGATATCACTCTTTGAAAAGGGAGCTGTCTAAAGTTGGCTGCACAtacgctgatatcaaacaactcaTCAGTGGAAATGACCAGAATGTCCGGACTTCAGTGAATCTCTTTTCGAAG AGTTTATCTTTCGATGTTCAGGAACCTCAGTTCTGCTCAGTATCTAATCATCCAGATGCTGATCCTGTCATATTTTGTCTTGATAATCAAAGTGGATGTACTCAGAATCATGTGGATGTGGCAGCTGCACGTCATCACTTAAAGTTGCTCACTGAAACCAACTTGACTTCCAATGCTGTAGTTCACCAGCCTGCTCCTTCTGAAATTTTTGTAGAAAAGAATCAGCAGTCTATTTCACAACATAGATCTGTTTTGGTTGATCAGGCTTGTTCATTGGAGGCGGGTACCGTAAGTCTGGATTGTGATGACAACAGTGATGGTGATATCAATGTGATAAGCAGAAGGTTGCCAGATCAAAATGGGACTTGCATAGCTGGTGATAAACTTTGTTCTTCCAATCATAATGTTACAAACTCTCCAGAGAAATCTAAACAAAATTACCCTTCCATCGATATTCCTCAAGATAAGATATCTGATGCTCTGGATGATGAGTTACTTAGCAAAGATGACAAAGCCACAGAGCCTGTATCTAACTTGGTTCAGGAATTGAATGAACATCCAATTGGTCGTGTTACACCAACTGCCCCAAGGACGTCCTACCATCGGAACCGATTTACATCCATATCACGCACATTCGGAGATGGTTCAAAATTATGGCCGGAAGATACCATGTCAACTGGCATTGCTGGTGGTTCTAAGAAAACACGAACCCATGTTTCATACTCAGTTTCTCCtagaagtgatgaactaggatcAAAACACAAAGGACATTTCCGCAAGATACAACCTCACAACATCGCCAAGACTAACGGTTCGAAGAGGCTTCCTGATAATACTAGAAGTGGGGAGAGCAGCCCGGAGTCGCTGGCTTGTGTTGCAAATGTCCTGGTAACAGTTGGTGATAGAGGATGGAGGGAATATGACACTCAGATCACAATTGACACCGATGGGCAGAGTGATCGAAGGATCTGTGTGAGGCTTGCTGAAGGAAAGAAGTATATTCACAAAGTTTCTCAAGTTTTGCAGCCTGGTGCTACTAACCGCTATACGCATGCTATGTTGTGGAAAGGGGGCCCTGAATGGAACCTAGAATTTCCTGACAGAAGCCAGTGGTCGATTTTtaaacaaatgcatgatgaatgCTATAGTCATAACATCAGAGCTGCATCTGTTAAAAACATTCCAATCCCTGGCGTCCGCTTGGTTGAAGATCATGATGATAATGAGGTTGTATTGTTTGTGCGCCCCCAAGATTATATTTGCCATATTGGACCAGATGTTGAAATGGCTCTTGACGAATCCCGTGTGATATATGACATGGATAGTGACGATGAAGAGTGGATTTCAGGATGGAGGAAATCTCAGCGAGATAAGAACAACACTATGTCTGAGTTAACGGAGGATTTGTTTGAGAAGATCATGGACAAATTTGAGAAATTTGCACATACCCATAACTGCAGTGCGCTCACAATTGATCAGCTTAAGGAACTAGATGTGGATAGTGTACCGCTGGATATCACTGAAGTGGTACATGATCATTGGCATGACAAGAGGCAGAAGAAGGGAATGCCGCTTGTTCGACATTTTCAG CCTGTTATGTGGAAGATTTATGCGCAGCAGCTACAGGAATGGGAATCGGCAGTAAACAGAATGCAGGGTTCATCAAATGGGTACCAAGGAAAGAGGCCGCCCCCAAAACCTGCACTGTTTGCCTTCTGTTTGAAACCTCGTGGACTTCGGCTTCAGGTATCCAAGGGACCGAAGCAGAGATCACATAAAAAGCTTATGTACTCTGGATGCCACAGCTTTTCAAGAGAGCAGGATGGCTTTTACCGACAAG GCCGGAGAAGCGGTGAATATGTTGGGGATGGGAGGACATATGAATCCTATGACGGTGGTTCTCTTAATTCACCAACAGGGTACTCCCCCAGGTTCTCTATGAGAACAGATTCCCCTCGTGCGTCTGATGCTTCTGACAGAGGTTCTACTCCAAGATTCAGGACTAACAGTGTGAAAAGGAATGCAAGCTTTGCATTCTCTGAGGATCACCAACCGTCCCCGTCCTTCCGTAGCCAGAAAATAAGGCGAGGAGGCGTGCCTGATCACTGGAACACTGCTATCCATGAGTACCAGAACTCGAAGCAGGCGCTCCAAGGGGGCCCACCCCAGAGCCAACGTGTGGACGTCGAGGAGCTGAAGCTGCGTGACGCCACGAGCGCTGCGCAGCATGCCGTGACGATGGCCAGGCTCAAGAGGGAGAAGGCCCATTGCCTGATGCACAAGGCGGACCTGGCCCTCCACAAGGCCTCGGTGGCCGTCATGATCGCGGACGCGATCAAGGCCTCCAGCAGGGACTCGTCGCGTGCGTCGGCCGTGGACAGCAGGAGGGACGACGGGCGGTGA